A single window of Patescibacteria group bacterium DNA harbors:
- the mvaD gene encoding diphosphomevalonate decarboxylase: MKATAIANVNIALVKYWGKRDKKLFLPNNSSMSLTLDSLNTTTTVEFGNYENDTFILDGKEIQGKELEKVTRHVELIRKVSGIQKKAKIVSKNNFPTAAGLASSASGFAALTLAATKAAGLDLNPKELSIISRQGSGSSTRSCVGGFVEWLKGNKDDGTDSYAKQVASPEYWSEFRMIITIVSTEVKKVSSRAGMAQTVETSLMYPVWLDTVEKDLESMRKGILNKDFTLVGTTAESSCLKMHATMTTTQPSIIYWMPATLEIIHAVKSWRENGFETYFTIDAGPQVKIIALENQVSEIKKKLQDLSGVKDVIVCKPGQGSELIENHLF; the protein is encoded by the coding sequence ATGAAAGCAACTGCAATTGCTAATGTCAACATTGCTCTAGTTAAATATTGGGGAAAACGAGACAAAAAACTGTTTTTGCCAAACAACAGTTCTATGTCTTTAACTTTAGACAGTCTTAACACAACTACTACAGTTGAATTCGGCAACTATGAAAATGACACTTTCATTTTAGACGGAAAAGAAATTCAGGGAAAAGAACTGGAAAAAGTGACAAGACATGTGGAATTAATTAGAAAAGTGTCTGGAATTCAAAAAAAAGCAAAGATTGTCAGCAAAAATAACTTTCCTACGGCAGCAGGACTGGCTAGCTCAGCGTCAGGCTTTGCTGCACTGACTTTGGCTGCAACAAAAGCAGCTGGATTGGATTTGAATCCAAAAGAATTATCAATCATTTCCCGTCAGGGTAGTGGTTCGTCAACAAGAAGTTGTGTGGGTGGATTTGTTGAGTGGTTAAAAGGGAATAAAGATGATGGAACTGATAGTTATGCAAAACAGGTTGCTTCACCGGAGTATTGGTCAGAGTTCCGGATGATTATAACAATTGTTTCAACAGAAGTTAAAAAAGTATCCAGTCGTGCAGGCATGGCTCAAACAGTTGAAACTTCACTAATGTATCCTGTTTGGCTTGATACGGTTGAAAAGGATTTAGAAAGTATGAGAAAAGGGATTCTGAATAAAGATTTTACGCTTGTTGGAACTACTGCTGAATCTAGTTGTTTAAAAATGCATGCAACAATGACTACAACTCAACCTTCAATAATTTACTGGATGCCAGCAACCTTAGAGATAATTCATGCAGTTAAGTCTTGGAGAGAAAATGGGTTTGAAACCTATTTTACAATTGACGCAGGGCCGCAGGTTAAAATTATTGCTTTGGAAAATCAGGTTTCAGAGATTAAAAAGAAACTACAGGACCTTAGTGGCGTAAAGGACGTTATTGTCTGCAAGCCTGGTCAGGGCTCAGAATTAATTGAAAACCATTTATTTTAA
- the mvk gene encoding mevalonate kinase, producing MNMITVSSPGKIILFGEHAVVYDKLGIACSIDKRCKIKAFPCPGKAVFIKSRNLNLTKSLEEKELLALYENINSLIKEKSFDKIKEIYKNNELIPSFFVLANIFKKHGFKPLDIEIDSEVPKNLGSSSAVFSAISLGALKCLTENFSKKDVSDFAYCGDVIAHGGTPSGIDNNAVAFGGYVKYRKSEGINPLAIDFKIPLLIVDSGEKSKTSRTVSYVREQAEENPEFVGSVLDSLDNISKKALKVLDLQDLNAFGGLMTEYYEELKKLNISTPKLDKIVEIALKHNALGVKPTGAWGGGCCLALMRNQEDIFKLKEIFAQNGFKSFQAKIGVKGVKTI from the coding sequence CTGTATCTAGTCCAGGTAAAATTATTTTGTTTGGGGAGCACGCTGTTGTATATGATAAACTTGGCATTGCTTGCAGTATTGACAAAAGATGTAAGATAAAAGCTTTTCCTTGTCCGGGAAAAGCTGTTTTTATTAAGTCAAGAAATTTAAATTTAACTAAATCCTTGGAGGAAAAAGAGCTGCTTGCTTTATATGAAAATATCAACAGCCTCATAAAAGAAAAAAGCTTTGATAAAATAAAGGAAATCTATAAAAACAATGAGCTTATTCCAAGCTTTTTTGTTCTTGCCAACATTTTTAAAAAACACGGTTTTAAACCACTAGATATTGAAATTGATTCTGAAGTGCCTAAAAACTTGGGTTCAAGCTCAGCTGTTTTTTCAGCCATTAGCTTGGGAGCGTTAAAGTGCTTAACAGAGAATTTCTCTAAAAAAGATGTTTCTGATTTTGCTTATTGTGGCGACGTTATAGCCCATGGCGGCACTCCTTCTGGCATTGACAACAATGCTGTTGCTTTTGGTGGTTACGTAAAATATAGAAAATCAGAAGGCATCAATCCTTTGGCAATTGATTTTAAGATTCCTTTATTGATTGTAGACAGTGGCGAAAAATCAAAAACATCAAGAACGGTTTCTTATGTAAGAGAACAAGCAGAGGAAAATCCTGAATTTGTTGGTTCTGTTTTAGATTCTCTGGACAACATTTCTAAAAAAGCTTTAAAGGTTCTGGACTTGCAGGATTTAAATGCTTTCGGTGGGTTAATGACAGAATATTATGAAGAATTAAAGAAACTAAACATTTCAACTCCAAAGCTGGATAAAATAGTTGAGATTGCCTTAAAGCACAATGCTTTGGGAGTTAAGCCAACCGGAGCCTGGGGCGGAGGTTGCTGTTTAGCCTTAATGAGAAACCAAGAAGACATATTTAAGTTAAAAGAGATTTTTGCACAAAATGGCTTCAAGTCTTTTCAGGCAAAAATTGGAGTAAAAGGAGTTAAAACTATATGA
- the mvk gene encoding mevalonate kinase translates to MIKASAPGKLILFGEHAVVYDRPCIVASVEHRISVSLKKRNDNNIFLTAPDLNFKNQDISSLEKSHFKKSSFILAAIRNFFKKYDVKFGLDIKTQSEFSDKIGLGSSSAVVVSAIKGLSELFKIKMNEKDIFDLSYQTVLDVQGLGSGFDVAAAVYGGILFFVTGGKIIKPIEITDMPLVVGYTGVKADTPTLVKMVGEKLLKEPERINGIFNEIENIVNLAKVEIENKDWKKVGHLMNLNQDLLRKLGVSSKKLESLIKVALDSGAYGAKLSGAGGGDCMIVLSDRENLNSIKKAIEKAGGVIIETKIPAEGVRTLS, encoded by the coding sequence ATGATTAAAGCTTCTGCTCCTGGAAAATTAATATTATTTGGTGAACACGCTGTTGTTTATGATAGGCCATGTATTGTGGCTTCTGTTGAGCATAGAATTAGTGTTTCTTTGAAAAAAAGAAATGACAATAACATTTTCTTAACTGCGCCTGATTTAAATTTTAAAAATCAGGACATTTCCTCTTTGGAAAAATCTCACTTTAAAAAATCGAGTTTTATTCTAGCTGCTATAAGGAACTTTTTTAAAAAATATGATGTAAAATTTGGTTTAGATATTAAAACTCAAAGCGAATTTTCAGATAAGATCGGCTTAGGAAGTTCTTCTGCTGTTGTTGTTTCAGCTATTAAGGGTTTGTCAGAGTTATTTAAGATAAAGATGAATGAAAAAGATATTTTTGATCTTTCCTATCAAACAGTTTTAGATGTTCAGGGTTTGGGTTCTGGTTTTGACGTGGCAGCTGCAGTTTATGGAGGGATATTATTCTTTGTTACAGGTGGAAAGATTATAAAACCAATCGAAATTACAGACATGCCATTGGTTGTTGGTTATACTGGCGTTAAGGCAGATACGCCTACCTTGGTTAAAATGGTAGGTGAAAAATTATTAAAAGAACCTGAAAGGATCAATGGGATTTTTAATGAGATTGAAAATATAGTTAATTTGGCAAAGGTTGAAATAGAAAATAAAGATTGGAAGAAAGTAGGACATCTTATGAATTTAAATCAGGATTTATTAAGAAAGCTTGGGGTAAGTTCTAAAAAACTTGAAAGTTTAATAAAAGTAGCGCTTGATTCTGGAGCTTATGGCGCTAAATTGTCAGGAGCTGGTGGAGGAGATTGCATGATTGTCCTATCTGATAGAGAGAATTTGAATAGTATAAAAAAAGCGATAGAAAAAGCTGGAGGAGTTATTATTGAGACAAAGATTCCAGCTGAGGGGGTTAGGACGCTATCTTGA